A region of Stigmatopora nigra isolate UIUO_SnigA chromosome 6, RoL_Snig_1.1, whole genome shotgun sequence DNA encodes the following proteins:
- the LOC144198663 gene encoding vasorin-like: MWPHLVLLLLSSSPIWSFECPSDCTCPATGSIFCIHRRSNSVPRVPANTLQLYVFQNGIDSLSQNDFTGLTDLDLLDLSQNELGQVPDGAFKMLSKLKNLDLSSNIISHISKDSFSGLVQLERLYLHQNHIQSIQRDAFEGLENLLELKLHGNQLTSLPTLRLPHLLLLDLSSNNIPTLDVSELQTPHLENLRMSSLGLVSLDEDLLASLGNLHELDISMNLFSQVPQALKKDSLKGLIKLNLASNPLVQLKTEDFEKLSGLQELDLSGLKLQGFPRDFFQSFPRLVHLEAAENPFNCQCPLAWFALWLREENVDLGRPGETRCHFPLANAGKMLSVLDHTDFGCPPTTTLPTKSPVGSTALPEGPTTTGTPTPPEHSPDPETFVEPIASPTPSIEDHVPRMCPPNICLNGGACHFDPTGQLACLCPSGASGIFCENLQDVPKPPNPSGTGHPAETPAETSTAVSTELDAIGSRQVTSTSILLDLHLFIETRPNIRGIRLTYRNLSGPDRRPIILSVPASYPEYTLRGLRPNCTYSVCASPLGDRVGVRSNGSTETGSCTEARTAEIPPTSSEPRAETQRSIAYALIPATAALAMALALASAGAFIFCLRRRRRSKERMELELGSADPDMPTRVEGIKANGEKAPPPETVTETEQRHPPQNGNYEVPLMRGQSPSNNNRLDLKPSYF; this comes from the coding sequence ATGTGGCCTCACCTAGTCCTCCTCTTACTATCATCCAGCCCTATCTGGTCCTTCGAGTGTCCCTCAGATTGCACATGTCCCGCCACCGGCTCCATATTTTGCATCCACCGGCGCTCCAACAGCGTCCCCCGTGTCCCAGCCAACACATTACAACTCTATGTCTTCCAAAACGGCATCGATTCATTAAGCCAAAACGACTTCACCGGACTGACAGACTTGGATCTACTAGATCTGAGTCAAAACGAATTAGGACAAGTCCCGGATGGGGCCTTCAAGATGCTCTCCAAGCTGAAAAACTTAGACTTATCATCTAACATCATCAGCCACATTTCTAAGGACAGCTTTTCGGGTTTAGTCCAGCTAGAGAGACTCTACCTCCACCAAAACCACATCCAGAGCATCCAGAGAGACGCTTTTGAGGGTTTAGAGAATCTCCTGGAACTCAAACTCCATGGAAACCAACTGACATCCCTACCCACCCTCAGGTTACCCCACCTACTACTCCTAGACTTAAGTTCCAACAACATCCCAACCTTGGACGTCTCCGAGCTCCAGACCCCACACCTAGAAAACCTCCGTATGTCTTCTCTCGGTCTAGTTTCCCTAGACGAAGACCTCCTAGCCTCCCTAGGGAATCTCCACGAACTGGACATCTCCATGAACCTGTTTTCCCAAGTCCCCCAAGCCTTGAAAAAGGACTCCCTCAAGGGTTTGATAAAACTCAACCTAGCTTCCAATCCACTAGTCCAACTCAAAACCGAAGACTTTGAGAAACTCAGCGGTCTCCAAGAATTGGACCTCAGTGGTCTAAAACTCCAAGGGTTCCCTCGGGACTTTTTCCAGTCCTTCCCAAGACTAGTACACCTAGAGGCGGCCGAGAACCCTTTCAATTGCCAGTGTCCCTTAGCTTGGTTTGCGCTGTGGCTCCGAGAAGAGAACGTAGACCTGGGAAGACCTGGAGAGACCAGATGCCACTTTCCTCTAGCCAACGCCGGGAAGATGCTCTCAGTCTTAGACCACACAGATTTCGGATGTCCCCCAACCACCACCTTGCCCACAAAGTCCCCTGTAGGGAGTACCGCACTACCAGAGGGACCCACAACCACTGGAACTCCTACTCCCCCTGAACATAGTCCAGACCCAGAAACATTTGTAGAACCCATAGCCTCCCCTACACCATCCATCGAGGACCACGTCCCTCGCATGTGTCCCCCAAACATCTGTCTTAACGGGGGTGCTTGTCACTTTGACCCTACAGGGCAACTAGCTTGTCTTTGTCCTTCTGGCGCATCTGGAATCTTCTGCGAAAACCTCCAGGACGTTCCCAAGCCGCCAAATCCTTCAGGGACCGGACACCCGGCCGAGACACCCGCCGAGACATCCACCGCCGTTTCCACCGAACTGGACGCCATTGGTTCCCGCCAAGTGACGTCCACCTCCATTCTCTTGGACCTGCACCTCTTCATCGAAACCCGACCCAATATCCGTGGAATCCGGTTGACCTATCGCAATCTCTCAGGTCCAGACCGGCGACCCATCATTCTGAGCGTACCGGCGTCCTACCCGGAGTATACGCTAAGGGGACTTCGGCCTAACTGTACCTATTCGGTCTGCGCAAGTCCGCTTGGGGATCGAGTTGGTGTCCGGTCTAATGGCTCGACGGAAACGGGATCCTGCACCGAAGCCCGGACCGCGGAAATCCCGCCGACGTCTTCGGAACCGAGAGCGGAAACGCAAAGATCCATCGCCTACGCGTTGATTCCTGCCACAGCGGCGTTGGCGATGGCGTTGGCGTTAGCGTCAGCAGGCGCTTTTATCTTCTGTCTAagaaggaggaggcggagcaaaGAGAGAATGGAACTGGAGCTAGGGTCGGCCGATCCGGATATGCCGACGAGAGTCGAAGGCATCAAGGCCAATGGGGAAAAGGCTCCGCCTCCTGAGACGGTGACGGAAACAGAACAGCGTCACCCCCCGCAAAATGGGAACTACGAGGTGCCGTTAATGCGGGGACAATCACCCTCAAATAACAATCGGTTGGACCTCAAGCCGTCGTATTTCTGA
- the LOC144198190 gene encoding zinc finger protein GLIS2-like, producing MLSSDEPLDLKLPSGRTRLDKRSSSSICAPLGAHPRPRLIYATFPSPPSSPDSQSPCPEPPASCFTPPAMDLSLSPSSRHASSPSSPSPSSPSSLRGSASPRPSTFSQDGAFQRTEGDMSPQRYPFYMPISSPPLGYNFPPSVFGGQKRDHRVSPEPSLDARLACRWIKCHLLFESLQDLVEHINDAHVKPEKDSGYCCKWQGCARNGRGFNARYKMLIHIRTHTNEKPHHCPTCNKSFSRLENLKIHTRSHTGEKPYMCPYEGCSKRYSNSSDRFKHTRTHYVDKPYCCKMAGCLKRYTDPSSLRKHIKAHGHFVSQEPGGPAPVSAPTKLKMPTPADLPSALGARLLHPATAAALLGSLGSALPLSALCPPRTPLFATGGRGPLGPLGPADSPLFRFGLSAASVFGLTALGHLGEDDEGEVLNLSAGGTRRRRDPLSWVVVPPGGLLLKPAVVS from the exons ATGTTGTCCTCGGATGAACCGCTGGACTTGAAGCTTCCCTCCGGGCGGACCAGATTGGACAAACGGAGTTCGTCGTCCATCTGCGCGCCGCTCGGCGCCCACCCGCGACCGCGCCTCATTTACGCCACGTTCCCGTCCCCGCCTTCTTCTCCAG ACTCTCAATCCCCCTGTCCCGAGCCCCCCGCATCCTGCTTCACCCCGCCGGCCATGGACCTCTCCTTATCGCCTTCCTCCCGCCACGCATCCTCCCCCTCGTCCCCGTCTCCTTCGTCTCCATCGTCCCTCCGCGGCAGCGCTAGCCCTCGCCCGTCCACCTTCTCACAG GATGGGGCGTTCCAAAGGACAGAAGGGGACATGTCCCCTCAACGGTACCCTTTTTACATGCCCATCTCCAGCCCGCCACTAGGGTACAACTTCCCGCCGTCCGTTTTTGGCGGACAAAAGCGGGACCACCGAGTTTCGCCCGAGCCTTCATTGGACGCCAGGCTAGCATGCCGCTGGATTAAG TGCCACCTGCTGTTTGAGTCACTGCAGGACTTGGTGGAACACATCAACGACGCCCACGTCAAACCAGAAAAGGATTCGGGCTACTGTTGCAAGTGGCAAGGATGTGCGCGTAATGGGAGGGGCTTCAATGCCAG GTACAAAATGCTGATCCACATCCGCACGCACACCAACGAGAAACCACATCATTGCCCCACTTGCAACAAAAGTTTCTCACGTCTGGAGAACCTGAAGATCCACACCCGCTCACATACAg GAGAGAAACCATACATGTGCCCCTACGAAGGCTGCAGCAAACGCTACTCCAACTCCAGCGACCGTTTCAAGCACACCCGAACGCACTACGTGGACAAACCCTACTGTTGCAAGATGGCCGGCTGCCTGAAACGTTACACCGACCCCAGCTCCTTACGCAAGCACATCAAAGCCCACGGCCACTTTGTCAGCCAAGAGCCAGGTGGCCCCGCCCCTGTCTCCGCCCCCACCAAGCTCAAAATGCCAACACCTGCCGACCTTCCCTCCGCATTGGGGGCCCGCCTCCTCCACCCGGCCACTGCTGCCGCCCTGCTGGGCAGTTTGGGTAGCGCGCTGCCCCTGTCGGCGCTGTGCCCCCCTCGCACGCCGCTTTTCGCCACGGGTGGGAGGGGACCCCTCGGGCCGTTGGGCCCGGCCGACTCGCCACTTTTTCGCTTCGGACTTTCGGCGGCGTCCGTGTTCGGGTTAACCGCGTTGGGTCACCTGGGCGAAGACGACGAGGGGGAGGTTCTAAACCTGTCTGCCGGGGGGACACGCCGACGGAGGGATCCGTTGTCCTGGGTGGTGGTCCCACCTGGGGGGCTTCTACTCAAACCGGCTGTGGTCAGCTAG